From one Culex quinquefasciatus strain JHB chromosome 3, VPISU_Cqui_1.0_pri_paternal, whole genome shotgun sequence genomic stretch:
- the LOC6035822 gene encoding LOW QUALITY PROTEIN: protein masquerade (The sequence of the model RefSeq protein was modified relative to this genomic sequence to represent the inferred CDS: inserted 1 base in 1 codon) — MLLLKILPVFVLVVGRTRAQDDSLAGSFLSGLLDSITSTEDXKGCPGVCVHTLATLICYEVLEDIPCPSPSMRCCVESQAAAANISTTTARPRPTTTTRAPTTTTPKPTTEAKIKEKEKDNKSNSTCPGVCVADRIAEYCEAYLTTSGLCKSGTKCCVSRDIYPDKTPADLYVPTAHYESKVNKTTTPKPHTRTTEKPTTPEEPIRSKTNPPPKPTKPTPPKHKQGQASNQQGAVHKSCEGECVNGLFALFCDDVDSEAFCPNEGSCCVTGTSEDTKQEVVTTTRRPATPPPLPRCPGFCMLNIMAAFCERPSVLIQHTSNCKRGSVCCDNTKVPVTRPPPRRPPPPPPTTTHAPTTTAAPDPREECPGSCIVGLLSFTCFRNAEMTDLFKCKKSGTQCCAPKSRIQEAQMAAGKIKLPNETANYPPPPNMVAQPYPPQGPPMPPPQQQQPQGGYGPPVPNTYPGPVSNNIYEVQPTQQPIHQHSQPIYEPLPTTTTARPQVYSKYVCGVKGTSRGARSFLSRIALEHAVAPSRSRTGRHIEMENIYKSKSTERLVLGHSIVPIPIIYHDHNDTIPEDILNHPSISRTNTTTTKYWNSHRQARVVGGEDGENGEWCWQVALINSLNQYLCGAALIGTQWVLTAAHCVTNIVRSGDAIYVRVGDYDLTRKYGSPGAQTLRVATTYIHHNHNSQTLDNDIALLKLHGQAELRDGVCLVCLPARGVNHAAGKRCTVTGYGYMGEAGPIPLRVREAEIPIVSDAECIRKVNAVTEKIFILPASSFCAGGEEGNDACQGDGGGPLVCQDDGFYELAGLVSWGFGCGRVDVPGVYVKVSSFIGWINQIISVNNL; from the exons ATGctgcttttaaaaattttaccagTGTTTGTTTTAGTAGTAGGAAGAACGCGGGCGCAGGATGATTCGTTGGCTGGAAGTTTCTTGTCAG GATTACTCGATTCCATCACAAGTACAGAGG GCAAAGGATGCCCTGGAGTGTGCGTACACACACTGGCAACGCTCATATGCTACGAAGTCCTGGAGGACATCCCATGTCCTTCACCTAGCATGAGATGTTGTGTAGAAAGCCAGGCGGCTGCAGCCAATATATCTACCACAACAGCTCGACCTAGGCCTACAACCACAACGAGAGCACCAACCACGACAACACCAAAGCCCACAACCGAGGCAAAGAtcaaggaaaaggaaaaggacaACAAAAGCAATT CAACGTGTCCTGGTGTTTGCGTAGCTGACCGGATAGCAGAGTATTGTGAGGCATATCTCACAACTTCGGGACTTTGCAAAAGTGGAACAAAGTGTTGTGTTTCGAGAGACATCTACCCGGATAAAACTCCAGCAGACCTTTACGTACCAACGGCACACTACGAAAGCAAGGTCAACAAAACCACGACACCAAAGCCACACACGAGAACCACGGAAAAGCCAACAACTCCAGAAGAACCCATCAGGTCGAAAACGAATCCACCACCGAAGCCAACAAAACCAACACCCCCGAAGCATAAACAGGGTCAAGCCTCGAATCAACAAGGTGCCGTTCACAAATCATGCGAAGGAGAATGTGTGAATGGGTTGTTTGCACTGTTCTGCGACGACGTCGATAGTGAGGCATTCTGTCCGAATGAAGGTTCTTGCTGCGTCACTGGAACGTCTGAAGATACCAAACAAGAGGTGGTCACCACGACCCGGAGACCGGCTACTCCC CCTCCATTGCCACGATGTCCCGGATTCTGTATGCTAAACATCATGGCTGCATTCTGTGAACGTCCTTCGGTGTTGATTCAGCACACTTCAAACTGCAAACGAGGTTCGGTTTGCTGTGACAATACTAAGGTTCCTGTAACTAGACCACCGCCAAGACGGCCTCCACCACCACCTCCAACTACGACACATGCTCCGACCACTACTGCTGCTCCAGACCCACGCGAGGAATGTCCAGGATCGTGCATCGTTGGATTGCTGAGCTTCACCTGTTTCCGAAATGCTGAAATGACCGATCTATTCAAGTGTAAGAAATCTGGAACGCAGTGCTGCGCTCCCAAGAGTAGAATTCAGGAAGCCCAAATGGCAGCTGGTAAAATTAAGCTACCAAACGAAACGGCCAACTACCCACCTCCTCCAAACATGGTCGCCCAGCCTTACCCACCACAAGGTCCACCGATGCCACCACCACAACAGCAGCAACCACAAGGCGGATATGGACCACCAGTGCCAAACACTTATCCAGGACCTGTGAGTAACAACATCTACGAGGTTCAACCAACACAACAGCCAATTCATCAGCACTCGCAGCCTATCTACGAACCACTTCCGACCACAACGACGGCCAGGCCTCAAGTGTACTCCAAGTACGTCTGCGGAGTGAAGGGAACCAGCCGTGGTGCTCGATCCTTCCTCAGCCGGATTGCACTGGAACATGCAGTTGCACCCAGCAGAAGTCGAACAGGACGTCACATCGAAATGGAGAATATCTACAAGTCGAAGAGTACGGAACGGCTAGTTCTGGGTCACAGCATTGTACCTATTCCGATCATATACCACGATCACAATGACACGATTCCGGAAGATATACTTAATCACCCGAGTATATCTAGGACAAACACGACCACGACCAAGTACTGGAACAGTCATCGCCAAGCACGCGTTGTAGGCGGAGAAGATGGCGAAAACGGCGAATGGTGTTGGCAGGTCGCTCTGATCAACTCGCTGAATCAGTACCTCTGTGGAGCCGCTCTCATTGGCACGCAGTGGGTCCTGACCGCTGCGCATTGCGTGACAAA CATTGTGCGATCTGGTGACGCAATCTATGTGCGAGTTGGTGACTACGACTTGACACGTAAATACGGAAGCCCCGGAGCGCAAACGCTGCGGGTGGCGACGACTTACATTCATCACAACCACAACAGCCAAACGTTGGACAACGATATTGCCCTGTTGAAACTTCATGGTCAGGCTGAGCTTCGAGATGGCGTTTGTTTG GTTTGCCTGCCGGCACGAGGTGTCAACCATGCCGCCGGAAAACGGTGCACCGTCACCGGATACGGATACATGGGTGAAGCCGGTCCAATTCCGCTGCGAGTGCGTGAAGCCGAGATTCCCATCGTGAGTGATGCCGAGTGCATCCGAAAGGTGAACGCCGTAACGGAAAAGATCTTCATCCTGCCCGCCTCCAGCTTTTGTGCCGGTGGTGAAGAGGGTAATGATGCCTGCCAGGGTGACGGCGGAGGTCCATTGGTTTGCCAGGACGACGGCTTCTACGAGCTGGCAGGACTTGTGTCGTGGGGATTCGGATGCGGCCGAGTGGACGTGCCAGGAGTTTATGTTAAGGTGTCTTCGTTCATTGGTTGGATAAATCAAATTATCAGTGTCAACAATCTTTGA
- the LOC6035821 gene encoding ero1-like protein isoform X2, translating to MATCQNRRPASDVVVVNGDLPLHSLCLCFPIPSRIESRRSRLSMQTRLQQQMNEATMVSVSMASRRTRHSGELSKLQWLAVGVVAFLSIVNLSCGYFYSENPEPGSDRFCFCQLQGTIDDCSCNVDTVDYYNNVKIYPRLRSILVKDFFRYYKVNLAKECPFWVDDSKCAMRFCHVEHCEEKDIPPGLKGDVSSYQKYIKEVQTLTNCNEDLDVELGFLNTSISDKAHKEFKKWADYDEAQDNFCILDDHEPGAEYVDLLLNPERYTGYRGESARRIWSSIYLENCFQSHSVRRKNPYSAMIPYNDMIQNEVCLEHRVFYRMVSGLHSSINIHLCANYLLSEKSSMGFVSPTGVWGTNLDEFERRFSPHTTDNEGSHWLRNLYFAYLVELRALAKVAPYLSSEEYFTGQDKEDKELKFAVKDLLSVIETFPSHFNESVMFSGGTSSIKLKNEFREKFMNISKIMDCVGCDKCRLWGKLQVQGMGTALKILFSGKFDDKIDSSYAAKLKEDSMFRLKRSEIVALFNAFGRLSTSIHELEEFRQRMR from the exons ATGGCTACGTGCCAAAATAGACGTCCAGCAAGCGATGTTGTGGTTGTGAATGGGGACTTGCCTCTTCATTCTCTCTGTT TATGTTTTCCGATCCCGTCGAGGATTGAATCGCGGAGAAGCAGGTTGAGTATGCAG ACCAGACTGCAGCAACAAATGAATGAAGCGACAATGGTGTCAGTGTCAATGGCATCGCGGCGGACGCGACATTCCGGCGAATTATCGAAGCTCCAGTGGCTGGCTGTGGGAGTTGTGGCATTTTTGAGCATAGTAAATCTTTCGTGTGGGTATTTCTACTCGGAAAACCCGGAACCCGGCTCGGATCGATTTTGTTTCTGCCAG TTGCAGGGCACCATCGACGATTGCAGCTGCAACGTGGACACCGTAGACTACTACAACAACGTGAAAATCTACCCGCGATTGCGCAGCATTCTCGTCAAAGACTTCTTCCGCTACTACAAGGTGAACCTGGCGAAGGAATGTCCGTTCTGGGTCGACGACAGCAAGTGCGCGATGCGCTTCTGTCACGTAGAGCACTGCGAGGAAAAAGACATTCCGCCGGGGTTGAAAGGGGACGTTTCGTCGTATCAGAAG TACATCAAGGAGGTGCAAACGTTGACCAACTGCAACGAAGATCTGGATGTGGAGCTGGGCTTCCTGAACACGAGCATTAGCGATAAGGCACATAAAGAGTTTAAGAAGTGGGCGGATTATGACGAGGCACAGGACAACTTTTGTATACTGGACGATCACGAACCGGGCGCCGAGTACGTTGACTTGCTACTGAATCCCGAACGTTACACCGGATATCGGGGAGAATCTGCACGAAGGATATGGAGTAGCATCTATCTGGAGAATTGCTTCCA ATCCCACTCGGTTCGCCGAAAGAATCCGTATTCTGCCATGATCCCGTACAATGATATGATCCAGAACGAGGTCTGCCTGGAACATCGTGTCTTCTACCGGATGGTCTCGGGACTTCACTCGAGTATCAATATCCATCTTTGCGCGAACTACCTCCTGTCGGAGAAATCTTCCATGGGCTTTGTCTCCCCAACGGGAGTGTGGGGAACGAATCTGGACGAGTTTGAGCGAAGATTTAGCCCACACACGACGGACAACGAAGGATCGCACTGGCTGAGGAACCTTTACTTCGCCTATCTGGTAGAGCTGAGAGCGCTGGCCAAGGTTGCTCCGTACCTTAGTAGTGAGGAGTACTTCACGGGTCAAGACAAGGAGGACAAGGAGCTCAAGTTTGCTGTTAAAGATCTTCTCAGCGTAATAGAAACCTTCCCTTCACACTTTAACGAGTCGGTCATGTTTAGCGGTGGAACTTCTTCCATAAAGCTGAAGAATGAATTCCGCGAAAAGTTTATGAACATTTCCAAAATCATGGACTGCGTTGGATGCGATAAATGCCGACTTTGGGGAAAATTACAG GTCCAAGGAATGGGTACTGCTTTGAAGATTCTGTTCTCGGGCAAGTTTGACGATAAGATCGATTCGAGCTACGCAGCCAAATTGAAGGAGGACAGTATGTTCAGGTTAAAGCGATCGGAAATTGTTGCACTTTTTAATGCATTTGGAAG ACTATCAACAAGTATTCATGAGTTAGAGGAATTCCGCCAGCGGATGCGATAA
- the LOC6035821 gene encoding ero1-like protein isoform X1, which translates to MGTCLFILSVVGQLRMVKFSQRLVYISVCFPIPSRIESRRSRLSMQTRLQQQMNEATMVSVSMASRRTRHSGELSKLQWLAVGVVAFLSIVNLSCGYFYSENPEPGSDRFCFCQLQGTIDDCSCNVDTVDYYNNVKIYPRLRSILVKDFFRYYKVNLAKECPFWVDDSKCAMRFCHVEHCEEKDIPPGLKGDVSSYQKYIKEVQTLTNCNEDLDVELGFLNTSISDKAHKEFKKWADYDEAQDNFCILDDHEPGAEYVDLLLNPERYTGYRGESARRIWSSIYLENCFQSHSVRRKNPYSAMIPYNDMIQNEVCLEHRVFYRMVSGLHSSINIHLCANYLLSEKSSMGFVSPTGVWGTNLDEFERRFSPHTTDNEGSHWLRNLYFAYLVELRALAKVAPYLSSEEYFTGQDKEDKELKFAVKDLLSVIETFPSHFNESVMFSGGTSSIKLKNEFREKFMNISKIMDCVGCDKCRLWGKLQVQGMGTALKILFSGKFDDKIDSSYAAKLKEDSMFRLKRSEIVALFNAFGRLSTSIHELEEFRQRMR; encoded by the exons ATGGGGACTTGCCTCTTCATTCTCTCTGTTGTAGGTCAGCTGCGAatggtaaaattttcacaacGTCTCGTTTACATTTCAGTATGTTTTCCGATCCCGTCGAGGATTGAATCGCGGAGAAGCAGGTTGAGTATGCAG ACCAGACTGCAGCAACAAATGAATGAAGCGACAATGGTGTCAGTGTCAATGGCATCGCGGCGGACGCGACATTCCGGCGAATTATCGAAGCTCCAGTGGCTGGCTGTGGGAGTTGTGGCATTTTTGAGCATAGTAAATCTTTCGTGTGGGTATTTCTACTCGGAAAACCCGGAACCCGGCTCGGATCGATTTTGTTTCTGCCAG TTGCAGGGCACCATCGACGATTGCAGCTGCAACGTGGACACCGTAGACTACTACAACAACGTGAAAATCTACCCGCGATTGCGCAGCATTCTCGTCAAAGACTTCTTCCGCTACTACAAGGTGAACCTGGCGAAGGAATGTCCGTTCTGGGTCGACGACAGCAAGTGCGCGATGCGCTTCTGTCACGTAGAGCACTGCGAGGAAAAAGACATTCCGCCGGGGTTGAAAGGGGACGTTTCGTCGTATCAGAAG TACATCAAGGAGGTGCAAACGTTGACCAACTGCAACGAAGATCTGGATGTGGAGCTGGGCTTCCTGAACACGAGCATTAGCGATAAGGCACATAAAGAGTTTAAGAAGTGGGCGGATTATGACGAGGCACAGGACAACTTTTGTATACTGGACGATCACGAACCGGGCGCCGAGTACGTTGACTTGCTACTGAATCCCGAACGTTACACCGGATATCGGGGAGAATCTGCACGAAGGATATGGAGTAGCATCTATCTGGAGAATTGCTTCCA ATCCCACTCGGTTCGCCGAAAGAATCCGTATTCTGCCATGATCCCGTACAATGATATGATCCAGAACGAGGTCTGCCTGGAACATCGTGTCTTCTACCGGATGGTCTCGGGACTTCACTCGAGTATCAATATCCATCTTTGCGCGAACTACCTCCTGTCGGAGAAATCTTCCATGGGCTTTGTCTCCCCAACGGGAGTGTGGGGAACGAATCTGGACGAGTTTGAGCGAAGATTTAGCCCACACACGACGGACAACGAAGGATCGCACTGGCTGAGGAACCTTTACTTCGCCTATCTGGTAGAGCTGAGAGCGCTGGCCAAGGTTGCTCCGTACCTTAGTAGTGAGGAGTACTTCACGGGTCAAGACAAGGAGGACAAGGAGCTCAAGTTTGCTGTTAAAGATCTTCTCAGCGTAATAGAAACCTTCCCTTCACACTTTAACGAGTCGGTCATGTTTAGCGGTGGAACTTCTTCCATAAAGCTGAAGAATGAATTCCGCGAAAAGTTTATGAACATTTCCAAAATCATGGACTGCGTTGGATGCGATAAATGCCGACTTTGGGGAAAATTACAG GTCCAAGGAATGGGTACTGCTTTGAAGATTCTGTTCTCGGGCAAGTTTGACGATAAGATCGATTCGAGCTACGCAGCCAAATTGAAGGAGGACAGTATGTTCAGGTTAAAGCGATCGGAAATTGTTGCACTTTTTAATGCATTTGGAAG ACTATCAACAAGTATTCATGAGTTAGAGGAATTCCGCCAGCGGATGCGATAA
- the LOC6035821 gene encoding ero1-like protein isoform X3, with protein sequence MGTCLFILSVVGQLRMTRLQQQMNEATMVSVSMASRRTRHSGELSKLQWLAVGVVAFLSIVNLSCGYFYSENPEPGSDRFCFCQLQGTIDDCSCNVDTVDYYNNVKIYPRLRSILVKDFFRYYKVNLAKECPFWVDDSKCAMRFCHVEHCEEKDIPPGLKGDVSSYQKYIKEVQTLTNCNEDLDVELGFLNTSISDKAHKEFKKWADYDEAQDNFCILDDHEPGAEYVDLLLNPERYTGYRGESARRIWSSIYLENCFQSHSVRRKNPYSAMIPYNDMIQNEVCLEHRVFYRMVSGLHSSINIHLCANYLLSEKSSMGFVSPTGVWGTNLDEFERRFSPHTTDNEGSHWLRNLYFAYLVELRALAKVAPYLSSEEYFTGQDKEDKELKFAVKDLLSVIETFPSHFNESVMFSGGTSSIKLKNEFREKFMNISKIMDCVGCDKCRLWGKLQVQGMGTALKILFSGKFDDKIDSSYAAKLKEDSMFRLKRSEIVALFNAFGRLSTSIHELEEFRQRMR encoded by the exons ATGGGGACTTGCCTCTTCATTCTCTCTGTTGTAGGTCAGCTGCGAatg ACCAGACTGCAGCAACAAATGAATGAAGCGACAATGGTGTCAGTGTCAATGGCATCGCGGCGGACGCGACATTCCGGCGAATTATCGAAGCTCCAGTGGCTGGCTGTGGGAGTTGTGGCATTTTTGAGCATAGTAAATCTTTCGTGTGGGTATTTCTACTCGGAAAACCCGGAACCCGGCTCGGATCGATTTTGTTTCTGCCAG TTGCAGGGCACCATCGACGATTGCAGCTGCAACGTGGACACCGTAGACTACTACAACAACGTGAAAATCTACCCGCGATTGCGCAGCATTCTCGTCAAAGACTTCTTCCGCTACTACAAGGTGAACCTGGCGAAGGAATGTCCGTTCTGGGTCGACGACAGCAAGTGCGCGATGCGCTTCTGTCACGTAGAGCACTGCGAGGAAAAAGACATTCCGCCGGGGTTGAAAGGGGACGTTTCGTCGTATCAGAAG TACATCAAGGAGGTGCAAACGTTGACCAACTGCAACGAAGATCTGGATGTGGAGCTGGGCTTCCTGAACACGAGCATTAGCGATAAGGCACATAAAGAGTTTAAGAAGTGGGCGGATTATGACGAGGCACAGGACAACTTTTGTATACTGGACGATCACGAACCGGGCGCCGAGTACGTTGACTTGCTACTGAATCCCGAACGTTACACCGGATATCGGGGAGAATCTGCACGAAGGATATGGAGTAGCATCTATCTGGAGAATTGCTTCCA ATCCCACTCGGTTCGCCGAAAGAATCCGTATTCTGCCATGATCCCGTACAATGATATGATCCAGAACGAGGTCTGCCTGGAACATCGTGTCTTCTACCGGATGGTCTCGGGACTTCACTCGAGTATCAATATCCATCTTTGCGCGAACTACCTCCTGTCGGAGAAATCTTCCATGGGCTTTGTCTCCCCAACGGGAGTGTGGGGAACGAATCTGGACGAGTTTGAGCGAAGATTTAGCCCACACACGACGGACAACGAAGGATCGCACTGGCTGAGGAACCTTTACTTCGCCTATCTGGTAGAGCTGAGAGCGCTGGCCAAGGTTGCTCCGTACCTTAGTAGTGAGGAGTACTTCACGGGTCAAGACAAGGAGGACAAGGAGCTCAAGTTTGCTGTTAAAGATCTTCTCAGCGTAATAGAAACCTTCCCTTCACACTTTAACGAGTCGGTCATGTTTAGCGGTGGAACTTCTTCCATAAAGCTGAAGAATGAATTCCGCGAAAAGTTTATGAACATTTCCAAAATCATGGACTGCGTTGGATGCGATAAATGCCGACTTTGGGGAAAATTACAG GTCCAAGGAATGGGTACTGCTTTGAAGATTCTGTTCTCGGGCAAGTTTGACGATAAGATCGATTCGAGCTACGCAGCCAAATTGAAGGAGGACAGTATGTTCAGGTTAAAGCGATCGGAAATTGTTGCACTTTTTAATGCATTTGGAAG ACTATCAACAAGTATTCATGAGTTAGAGGAATTCCGCCAGCGGATGCGATAA
- the LOC6035821 gene encoding ero1-like protein isoform X4: MGTCLFILSVTRLQQQMNEATMVSVSMASRRTRHSGELSKLQWLAVGVVAFLSIVNLSCGYFYSENPEPGSDRFCFCQLQGTIDDCSCNVDTVDYYNNVKIYPRLRSILVKDFFRYYKVNLAKECPFWVDDSKCAMRFCHVEHCEEKDIPPGLKGDVSSYQKYIKEVQTLTNCNEDLDVELGFLNTSISDKAHKEFKKWADYDEAQDNFCILDDHEPGAEYVDLLLNPERYTGYRGESARRIWSSIYLENCFQSHSVRRKNPYSAMIPYNDMIQNEVCLEHRVFYRMVSGLHSSINIHLCANYLLSEKSSMGFVSPTGVWGTNLDEFERRFSPHTTDNEGSHWLRNLYFAYLVELRALAKVAPYLSSEEYFTGQDKEDKELKFAVKDLLSVIETFPSHFNESVMFSGGTSSIKLKNEFREKFMNISKIMDCVGCDKCRLWGKLQVQGMGTALKILFSGKFDDKIDSSYAAKLKEDSMFRLKRSEIVALFNAFGRLSTSIHELEEFRQRMR, from the exons ATGGGGACTTGCCTCTTCATTCTCTCTGTT ACCAGACTGCAGCAACAAATGAATGAAGCGACAATGGTGTCAGTGTCAATGGCATCGCGGCGGACGCGACATTCCGGCGAATTATCGAAGCTCCAGTGGCTGGCTGTGGGAGTTGTGGCATTTTTGAGCATAGTAAATCTTTCGTGTGGGTATTTCTACTCGGAAAACCCGGAACCCGGCTCGGATCGATTTTGTTTCTGCCAG TTGCAGGGCACCATCGACGATTGCAGCTGCAACGTGGACACCGTAGACTACTACAACAACGTGAAAATCTACCCGCGATTGCGCAGCATTCTCGTCAAAGACTTCTTCCGCTACTACAAGGTGAACCTGGCGAAGGAATGTCCGTTCTGGGTCGACGACAGCAAGTGCGCGATGCGCTTCTGTCACGTAGAGCACTGCGAGGAAAAAGACATTCCGCCGGGGTTGAAAGGGGACGTTTCGTCGTATCAGAAG TACATCAAGGAGGTGCAAACGTTGACCAACTGCAACGAAGATCTGGATGTGGAGCTGGGCTTCCTGAACACGAGCATTAGCGATAAGGCACATAAAGAGTTTAAGAAGTGGGCGGATTATGACGAGGCACAGGACAACTTTTGTATACTGGACGATCACGAACCGGGCGCCGAGTACGTTGACTTGCTACTGAATCCCGAACGTTACACCGGATATCGGGGAGAATCTGCACGAAGGATATGGAGTAGCATCTATCTGGAGAATTGCTTCCA ATCCCACTCGGTTCGCCGAAAGAATCCGTATTCTGCCATGATCCCGTACAATGATATGATCCAGAACGAGGTCTGCCTGGAACATCGTGTCTTCTACCGGATGGTCTCGGGACTTCACTCGAGTATCAATATCCATCTTTGCGCGAACTACCTCCTGTCGGAGAAATCTTCCATGGGCTTTGTCTCCCCAACGGGAGTGTGGGGAACGAATCTGGACGAGTTTGAGCGAAGATTTAGCCCACACACGACGGACAACGAAGGATCGCACTGGCTGAGGAACCTTTACTTCGCCTATCTGGTAGAGCTGAGAGCGCTGGCCAAGGTTGCTCCGTACCTTAGTAGTGAGGAGTACTTCACGGGTCAAGACAAGGAGGACAAGGAGCTCAAGTTTGCTGTTAAAGATCTTCTCAGCGTAATAGAAACCTTCCCTTCACACTTTAACGAGTCGGTCATGTTTAGCGGTGGAACTTCTTCCATAAAGCTGAAGAATGAATTCCGCGAAAAGTTTATGAACATTTCCAAAATCATGGACTGCGTTGGATGCGATAAATGCCGACTTTGGGGAAAATTACAG GTCCAAGGAATGGGTACTGCTTTGAAGATTCTGTTCTCGGGCAAGTTTGACGATAAGATCGATTCGAGCTACGCAGCCAAATTGAAGGAGGACAGTATGTTCAGGTTAAAGCGATCGGAAATTGTTGCACTTTTTAATGCATTTGGAAG ACTATCAACAAGTATTCATGAGTTAGAGGAATTCCGCCAGCGGATGCGATAA
- the LOC6035821 gene encoding ero1-like protein isoform X5, which produces MNEATMVSVSMASRRTRHSGELSKLQWLAVGVVAFLSIVNLSCGYFYSENPEPGSDRFCFCQLQGTIDDCSCNVDTVDYYNNVKIYPRLRSILVKDFFRYYKVNLAKECPFWVDDSKCAMRFCHVEHCEEKDIPPGLKGDVSSYQKYIKEVQTLTNCNEDLDVELGFLNTSISDKAHKEFKKWADYDEAQDNFCILDDHEPGAEYVDLLLNPERYTGYRGESARRIWSSIYLENCFQSHSVRRKNPYSAMIPYNDMIQNEVCLEHRVFYRMVSGLHSSINIHLCANYLLSEKSSMGFVSPTGVWGTNLDEFERRFSPHTTDNEGSHWLRNLYFAYLVELRALAKVAPYLSSEEYFTGQDKEDKELKFAVKDLLSVIETFPSHFNESVMFSGGTSSIKLKNEFREKFMNISKIMDCVGCDKCRLWGKLQVQGMGTALKILFSGKFDDKIDSSYAAKLKEDSMFRLKRSEIVALFNAFGRLSTSIHELEEFRQRMR; this is translated from the exons ATGAATGAAGCGACAATGGTGTCAGTGTCAATGGCATCGCGGCGGACGCGACATTCCGGCGAATTATCGAAGCTCCAGTGGCTGGCTGTGGGAGTTGTGGCATTTTTGAGCATAGTAAATCTTTCGTGTGGGTATTTCTACTCGGAAAACCCGGAACCCGGCTCGGATCGATTTTGTTTCTGCCAG TTGCAGGGCACCATCGACGATTGCAGCTGCAACGTGGACACCGTAGACTACTACAACAACGTGAAAATCTACCCGCGATTGCGCAGCATTCTCGTCAAAGACTTCTTCCGCTACTACAAGGTGAACCTGGCGAAGGAATGTCCGTTCTGGGTCGACGACAGCAAGTGCGCGATGCGCTTCTGTCACGTAGAGCACTGCGAGGAAAAAGACATTCCGCCGGGGTTGAAAGGGGACGTTTCGTCGTATCAGAAG TACATCAAGGAGGTGCAAACGTTGACCAACTGCAACGAAGATCTGGATGTGGAGCTGGGCTTCCTGAACACGAGCATTAGCGATAAGGCACATAAAGAGTTTAAGAAGTGGGCGGATTATGACGAGGCACAGGACAACTTTTGTATACTGGACGATCACGAACCGGGCGCCGAGTACGTTGACTTGCTACTGAATCCCGAACGTTACACCGGATATCGGGGAGAATCTGCACGAAGGATATGGAGTAGCATCTATCTGGAGAATTGCTTCCA ATCCCACTCGGTTCGCCGAAAGAATCCGTATTCTGCCATGATCCCGTACAATGATATGATCCAGAACGAGGTCTGCCTGGAACATCGTGTCTTCTACCGGATGGTCTCGGGACTTCACTCGAGTATCAATATCCATCTTTGCGCGAACTACCTCCTGTCGGAGAAATCTTCCATGGGCTTTGTCTCCCCAACGGGAGTGTGGGGAACGAATCTGGACGAGTTTGAGCGAAGATTTAGCCCACACACGACGGACAACGAAGGATCGCACTGGCTGAGGAACCTTTACTTCGCCTATCTGGTAGAGCTGAGAGCGCTGGCCAAGGTTGCTCCGTACCTTAGTAGTGAGGAGTACTTCACGGGTCAAGACAAGGAGGACAAGGAGCTCAAGTTTGCTGTTAAAGATCTTCTCAGCGTAATAGAAACCTTCCCTTCACACTTTAACGAGTCGGTCATGTTTAGCGGTGGAACTTCTTCCATAAAGCTGAAGAATGAATTCCGCGAAAAGTTTATGAACATTTCCAAAATCATGGACTGCGTTGGATGCGATAAATGCCGACTTTGGGGAAAATTACAG GTCCAAGGAATGGGTACTGCTTTGAAGATTCTGTTCTCGGGCAAGTTTGACGATAAGATCGATTCGAGCTACGCAGCCAAATTGAAGGAGGACAGTATGTTCAGGTTAAAGCGATCGGAAATTGTTGCACTTTTTAATGCATTTGGAAG ACTATCAACAAGTATTCATGAGTTAGAGGAATTCCGCCAGCGGATGCGATAA